The region ATCGGCCTTTATCTTCAAGAGACTGCAACCCTGCCTTTCCGCAACGATTCATTTCCATCGGTGAGAGTGCCTATGGAATCTCCCATCACTTTCAAAGCCGACTTTGGAGCGCATCGTCGCGCTGGCGTGCGAGGCGGAGGCGGCGATCTTCAGCTACGGATGGTGGTTCGATTCACACATTCTCCGGCAGGACCCGTATCCGTTGCTCACGCTCATGGCCGCCAACGCGCGACGCATGAGGTTTGGGACGTGCGTGACGAACCCGGCGGTACGCGATGTCACGGTCACGGCGAGTCTCTACGCGACGCTCCATCGCATTTGCGGGAGGGCGCATGGACCTGGGCATCGGGCGCAGCGACAGCTCCCGTCGGGTGATGGGAAAAAAGCCGACGACGCTCGACGACTGGAAGAAACGGTGCGACTGGTGCGGGAGCGGACCGCCGGCCGACCGGTCCTCTGCGACGGTCAGCCCATCCAGATGACCCGGGCGACCGCGCGCATGCCTCCGGTATGGGTCGCGGGTTATGGCGCAGATCCCTGCGCACGAGCGGACGGATCGCCGAGGACGTTATTTTGCCATTCGCCGATCCTGATTTGATCCAGTGGGTGTCTCGGATTCGTGCGGGGGCTACGTTCGTCATCGCCCCGGCTACGACTATCGCCACCGTGCCGAAGTGGGCAGCTCCCAGGCCGCTTTCGTCCCCGATGAGATCGTTGATCGCTATTGCATCGTCGGCCCGATCGAGGAGCATCTCCGCCGACTGCGCCAGCTCCAGGCTCTGGGCGTGACCCGGTTCGACATCTACCTCACGGGTGGCGACGAGGAGCAGACCGGTCAAAATCTACGGACGCGAGATCATTCCCGCTTTTGCGACAGAGGTCACCACGTCATCGTGAGTGGGCAGAGGCTTTGCAGCCGGCCAAGAGCCGCAGACTCCACGATCTGCGCTACCCGTCATAAAGCGCGGGAGAAGTCGCCCGCTTCGTTGAACTGCGAGGGGATGACCATCTGACCCTTGCGGTCAACATATCCCCATTTACCGTTGAGTTTCACCCGCGCCAACCCTTGAGCGAAGGCGCCCGCTTCTTCGAACTGGGGATTGATGACGATGCGTCCGGTGCGATCAACGTATCCCCACTTCCCTCCCATCTTGACGGGAGCTAATCCTTCGGCGAAATCACCGGCTTCCTCAAACTGGGGATTGATGACGATGCGTCCGGTACGATCAATGTAGGCCCATTTCCCGCTGATCTTGACGCGCGCGAGTCCCGTCACGAGACGCGCCCGTTGCGCATCGGCCACGCTCAGGTCGTTTCGGGCTGAGAGGATCAATGCGGCACAAAGAACAAGCAGCAGCCCACCACCCAGGCGGAGAGCAAACCCTTTCATACGCCACCTCCCTGACTGAATCCCGCTTCGATCATCCAGCATGCCACGTAATTCTAGTGGACAGAGACAAAACCGATCAACGCACGCTCAGGAAGAGGGAATGTCCCTCCTTTCGCCGATGTCCGCTGAATTGGTTCGATGCTGCCGTCGTGAAGAAGGACTGTTATCATCGCCCTTGACTGGACGATGAGGATCACATCGCGCAGAATTGTTCACCTGCACCGGCAAAGACGGAGCAACACCGATCCGGTTTTGAGACCAAATATTGGAGGAGAGGGGAATATGGCATCGAGATCTCTTTGCTACCTGATTGTCGGCGTCATTGTGCTGGCGAGCGCTGGCGCGCGATCCCTTCGGGCTGAAACTCACCGATTCAAACCGCGCGTGGGGTATCCGACGTTCGCCAAGCGGGAGCCAGTCCTGCGAATCAAACCGGGAGACATCGTGGAAACGGAGACGTTGTGGGGAGAGTGGTACGAGCGTCCTGGGGGAAAATGGCCGGGCGAAGTCGGCCCGTTCTACATCGAGGGAGCCACGCCCAACGATACCTTGGTGGTGAAGATTTTGCGTTTGCGGCCCAACCGCGATGTCGCCGTCTCCACGCACAATCCAACCTTTGGCGTGCTGGCGGCCGATCGCTGGACGCCGATGCTCACCGATCCGATACCCGCCCGGCGCTTCGTCTGGAGGATTGATCGGCAGCGAATGACCGGCACGCTGGAGTTGCCGGAGAGCCGGATGAAAAAGATCGAAGTCGCCCTCTCGCCCATGCTCGGTCGGGTGGCCACGGCTCCGCCGGGCGAGGAATCCTTCGACGGGCTGTGGCCGGGCGCCTTCGGCGGGAACATGGACGCTGCCGATGTCCGCGAAGGAACGACCGTTTATCTCCCCATCTTTCACGAGGGGGCGCTCTTTTACTTCGGCGACGGCCATGCCCTTCAGGGAGACGGCGAAATCTGCGGATCGGGTCTGGAGACAACGATGGACGTGACCTTTCAATTCGACCTCATCAAGGGCAAGACCATCGCCTGGCCGCGATTGGAAGATGCCGATTTCATCATGGTGGCCGGCAGCGCCCGCCCGCTCATTGATGCCTTTCGCATCGCTCAGGTCGAACTGATCAAGTGGCTCACCGAGGACTACGGCTTCAACAAATGGGAAGCGCTCCAGGTCGTCTCGCAAGTCGGCGTGACGCGCGTGGCCAATGCCGTGGACCCGCTCTACACGGTGGTGGCCAAATTCCCCAAAAAATATCTGCCCCGGTAAGAGGCTGAGCGGATTGGTCCGCTTTCAGCCCTGGAATTTCCGGGGCAGGAGTAACCGTATGGCTTCCGGGCGCTACCGGTCAATATGCCAATCTACCAGAGAGAAGATCCGTCGGGATCGCCCCTGCGCCGCGACTAAAACAGCTACTCCTATCCGTCGCCGGAGATCAATGACTCCTCGCAGCAAGGGCAGGGAGCCCCCCGGACTCTCGTAAGACAGAAGCGTTCCTCTTTGTCGGATCCTCACCGGACCGGTGAACGTCCCGCTCTGGGGCGTCTGAAAGGTGTAGAACGACCGACAGAGATTGAGCGTCAATCCGTTACCATTTCTTTCATCGCGGAGACGCTGAACGTCATCAACCCTCACGGTCAGCACATCTGTGGCCGAAGCTCCACAAGAATCCGTCACCTTCCATTCAAATTCGAGTCTCTGGTCGCAGCCGTCAACCGGAGGAGCCATAAATTCAAGGACAGGCGTGTCGGCTCCCGAGAGCGTCACCGGGGGCCCACCCGTTTGCCTCCACTGGAACGTGAGTGTTTGTCCCGGATCAGGATCGGTTCCCGAACCCATCAGCGTCACCGCCGAACCTTCTTCGGCGGTTTGATCCTGTCCGGCAGCGGCACTCGGCGGATGATTCACAACTGTCACCGTGCCCGTACACTGGTCTGAGGCTCCGTGATTGTCGGCTACCGTGAGCGTGACCATTGTCGTGCCGAGCGGATAGGGTCCCGGCGGCGATTGCTGGAGCGTGATCGGATCGCCATCAGGATCGAACGAGCCATTGTCAATTGAGGCTGATGCCAGGCATCCCGCACCCGCCGATACCGTTACATCCCGGCACTGCGCTATGGGTGAACGATTAGAAGGACTCGAAGCCAGCGTCCAACGGGAGAGTTCCGTGACGCCGCTGGTCTCGACCCAGTTATCTGTTGAGTCGGAGGCCGTCACCGGTTGCTCGATCCACGCTGAGCCGTTGAATCGCCAGAGGACCAGCGCCGACTCGACGTTGCTGCCGAGTTCCTCATCCCGATAGTGTAATCGCAGCGTGGCGGAAAAGCTGCCGCCTCCTGTAGCCGCGATCGTGTAGGTTCGGGCGACGGCGGTCGAGAAATCCGGCGGCGAGGACTTCACCAGCGTGACGCTGACGGCCGACGGGACCGTGCTCCCCGGAGCAAAGCGAAGAGTCGTGAACGGATTGCCGAAGCTGAGAGCATCCCCGCCGGCCACAAATCCCGTGCGTATCACCGTCCCGATGACCTCGCCCGTACCAGCGGAGCTGCCACTGCCCGGCATGATCAAACTGAATGATCCCGTCGTGAGATCAGCAGCGAGCAGGAGCGTGCCATAGACGGTCGTATCGCCCTCAAGAGTCGCAGCGCCGGAAATCGTCACTCCGTGGTAGCATCCGGCAGGCACGCTGCCGCCGGAGAACGAAGGGTTGGTCAGAGAGGAATCGCTGCTCACGCCGCTATTCTTTGAACCGGGCGAACCGTAGGAATTCGCGTCAACGGAGAACCGGGAGCCGGTATCATTGTCTTGAAAACCGTCTAGCGTGGTGGCCGAAGGGACAAACCGAACAGCCGCGTTACTCGGCATTGCGCTGCCCGCGTTAATGTTATCGCCCGTCGTCGTCGAATTATTGTCGCCCCAGGTTGCACCCGCGATGAGCGATGTATTATTTCCTGCGAGCACCTGGTCAATGAGCGGGCCCGTGGCGCGATTGCCGGCATATACCTGGAGATTTTCGTTCGTAGAAATATCGAGTGTACCCGCCGTCGCCATCCCATTGGTCACCCCGGCGATGAGGACGAGCCTGTTGTTTCCGTCATCGAGGGTGGTATCTTCGGTGAGCGTGTTTGTGTTCGCGGAAGGCGTCGTCAACACAATCACCACGTAGGTCCCCTGCGGGACGCAACCGAGGAAAGACGCCGATGAGGGAAGTGTCACGTCTCCTTCCGCCCCGCTTGGGGAGCCCGCGCGGGTTCCTACATCCGAGAGCGTCCAGCCTCGAAGATCCGCTCCGCCGGGACGGACGACCAAGAGTTCCACATACTCCTTGCCGCTTGTCGGATTTACTACGAACTCGTTGATGATGACATCGTCTTCATTCGGCATCACAGCCGGAGGATCAAAGTCCGTGGTGGCGAT is a window of Blastocatellia bacterium DNA encoding:
- a CDS encoding LLM class flavin-dependent oxidoreductase, with amino-acid sequence MERIVALACEAEAAIFSYGWWFDSHILRQDPYPLLTLMAANARRMRFGTCVTNPAVRDVTVTASLYATLHRICGRAHGPGHRAQRQLPSGDGKKADDARRLEETVRLVRERTAGRPVLCDGQPIQMTRATARMPPVWVAGYGADPCARADGSPRTLFCHSPILI
- a CDS encoding acetamidase/formamidase family protein, which encodes MASRSLCYLIVGVIVLASAGARSLRAETHRFKPRVGYPTFAKREPVLRIKPGDIVETETLWGEWYERPGGKWPGEVGPFYIEGATPNDTLVVKILRLRPNRDVAVSTHNPTFGVLAADRWTPMLTDPIPARRFVWRIDRQRMTGTLELPESRMKKIEVALSPMLGRVATAPPGEESFDGLWPGAFGGNMDAADVREGTTVYLPIFHEGALFYFGDGHALQGDGEICGSGLETTMDVTFQFDLIKGKTIAWPRLEDADFIMVAGSARPLIDAFRIAQVELIKWLTEDYGFNKWEALQVVSQVGVTRVANAVDPLYTVVAKFPKKYLPR
- a CDS encoding WG repeat-containing protein translates to MKGFALRLGGGLLLVLCAALILSARNDLSVADAQRARLVTGLARVKISGKWAYIDRTGRIVINPQFEEAGDFAEGLAPVKMGGKWGYVDRTGRIVINPQFEEAGAFAQGLARVKLNGKWGYVDRKGQMVIPSQFNEAGDFSRAL